One Cyanobacteriota bacterium DNA window includes the following coding sequences:
- a CDS encoding oligosaccharide flippase family protein: MSHEDPLEPSEHEPVIDSSDHAEPSATASSPEDQPQDSATQTPSLKRKAVIGSVWALANHGAKQVLRLASNIVLARLLFPEAFGLMTLVQTFMVGLEMFSDLGIMPSIIQNKRGNDPAFLNTAWTIQVIRGLCLSLCALGLAPLAAQFYREPFLMQLLPVTGLQAFISGLNSTKLATANRSLMLGRLTAIEIGSYVVQLVVTIVAALLYRLNGISDFRAVWSLVLGGFAGTVALMLGSHFILEGEQNRFHWDKEAFHSLNRFGRWIFVSTVFGFFGLQGDRLILGRLLDVKALGVYSIALGLSSIAIQLVDQVSSKVLFPSYSELIRERPERLYRNLRKARLILVGLSVGCSVGMVLLGRLAIQILYDNRYADAGWILQILAVGLMARALSITYGDALMATGKTVLLAVLIGSSITIQLTSMIVGHHLGGFPGFVVGIAAANWLIYLMDATVFSRIKLWQPEIDLPVAGLAIVMSLVIYFWSAITSVITGLL; the protein is encoded by the coding sequence ATGAGCCATGAAGACCCACTAGAACCGTCTGAGCACGAACCTGTAATAGATAGCTCTGATCATGCCGAGCCATCAGCCACAGCTAGCTCTCCGGAGGATCAACCCCAAGACTCAGCAACCCAAACTCCTTCTCTAAAACGAAAAGCTGTGATTGGTTCCGTTTGGGCCTTAGCCAATCATGGTGCTAAACAAGTGTTGCGCCTAGCTAGCAACATCGTGCTTGCTCGACTGCTGTTTCCTGAAGCCTTTGGTTTGATGACCCTGGTACAAACCTTTATGGTTGGTCTGGAAATGTTTTCAGACTTAGGCATCATGCCTAGCATTATCCAAAACAAGCGTGGTAACGATCCTGCATTCCTCAATACGGCTTGGACGATTCAAGTAATTCGCGGTTTATGTCTGTCTCTATGTGCCCTTGGACTTGCTCCTCTAGCAGCACAGTTTTACCGAGAACCATTTCTAATGCAGTTGTTGCCTGTGACAGGTCTACAGGCATTTATCAGTGGGCTGAATTCCACAAAGCTGGCCACAGCTAACCGCAGCCTCATGTTAGGCCGCTTGACTGCGATCGAGATTGGCTCCTATGTAGTGCAACTAGTCGTTACCATTGTTGCTGCCCTGCTGTATAGATTGAACGGAATTTCTGACTTTCGCGCTGTTTGGTCGCTAGTTCTGGGAGGCTTTGCTGGTACCGTTGCTCTGATGTTGGGCAGCCACTTTATATTAGAGGGTGAGCAGAATCGCTTCCATTGGGACAAAGAGGCGTTTCATTCCCTTAACCGGTTTGGACGCTGGATCTTTGTCAGCACAGTGTTTGGTTTCTTTGGCCTCCAGGGCGATCGCCTCATCCTAGGCCGTTTGCTCGATGTCAAAGCCCTGGGAGTTTATTCCATTGCCCTTGGCCTCTCCAGTATTGCCATTCAACTGGTTGACCAAGTGAGTAGCAAAGTGTTGTTCCCCTCATACTCTGAATTGATTCGAGAACGCCCCGAACGCTTGTACCGCAATCTCCGCAAAGCTCGGTTGATCCTAGTTGGGCTGAGTGTTGGTTGTTCTGTGGGTATGGTGCTACTTGGTCGGCTAGCTATCCAGATCCTTTATGACAATCGCTATGCAGATGCTGGATGGATCTTGCAAATCTTAGCTGTTGGCCTAATGGCGAGGGCATTGAGTATTACCTATGGTGATGCGCTGATGGCAACGGGCAAAACTGTGCTGTTGGCTGTGTTAATCGGCTCTAGTATTACTATTCAGCTTACCTCAATGATTGTAGGTCACCATCTGGGTGGGTTTCCAGGCTTTGTAGTTGGTATCGCAGCCGCCAACTGGCTAATTTATCTAATGGATGCCACTGTCTTTTCCCGGATCAAGCTTTGGCAACCTGAAATTGACCTGCCAGTGGCTGGGCTAGCGATCGTTATGTCCCTTGTTATCTATTTTTGGTCAGCAATCACATCAGTCATAACTGGCTTGCTTTGA
- a CDS encoding glycosyltransferase, with amino-acid sequence MMTASPKVSVLMPIYNAEKYLAKALKSVLNQTFTDFEVIAINDGSTDSSEAILHRFAQQDDRIRIFSQPNLGLIDTLNRGITYVNGQYIARIDADDVALPELFAKQVAFLDSHPEYVAVGTQVLMIDADDAPIKVHNDVITHEEIDAEHLLGNGTFPHSGAMIRRDAIVKVGGYREELKSAEDIDLWLRLAEIGKLCNLPEVLLKYRLHLKSIGHSKRKQQIESTRRLIIDAHQRRGLPVPENPYPTDDKEDSIYGTYQRWGWWAIQGKNLKTARKYAFRALWKKPWSFESWRLLFCALRGW; translated from the coding sequence ATGATGACTGCATCTCCAAAGGTTTCTGTTTTGATGCCCATCTATAATGCTGAGAAATACTTGGCAAAGGCACTCAAAAGTGTCCTCAATCAAACCTTCACAGATTTTGAGGTGATTGCTATTAATGATGGGTCTACTGATAGTTCTGAAGCCATACTCCACAGATTTGCCCAGCAGGACGATCGCATACGCATCTTCAGTCAGCCTAACCTCGGCCTCATTGATACCCTAAACAGAGGCATCACCTACGTTAACGGACAGTATATCGCCCGCATTGATGCGGATGATGTTGCCCTACCAGAGTTGTTTGCTAAACAAGTTGCTTTTTTGGATAGTCACCCAGAGTATGTGGCAGTGGGTACACAGGTGCTCATGATTGATGCGGATGATGCTCCCATTAAAGTTCACAATGATGTCATCACCCATGAAGAGATTGATGCTGAGCACCTGCTGGGAAACGGTACTTTTCCCCACTCAGGCGCTATGATCCGCCGGGATGCGATCGTAAAGGTTGGTGGTTACCGGGAAGAACTTAAATCAGCAGAAGATATTGACTTGTGGCTACGGCTAGCAGAAATTGGTAAGCTGTGCAATCTACCAGAGGTGTTACTGAAGTATCGTCTACACCTGAAAAGCATTGGACACAGCAAGCGTAAACAACAAATTGAATCAACTCGCCGACTGATTATCGATGCTCACCAGCGACGCGGGTTGCCCGTGCCTGAAAATCCTTATCCTACCGATGACAAGGAAGACTCTATATACGGAACCTATCAACGTTGGGGTTGGTGGGCAATTCAGGGAAAAAATCTCAAGACAGCACGTAAATATGCATTTCGTGCTCTCTGGAAAAAGCCTTGGTCTTTTGAGTCTTGGAGGCTGCTGTTCTGTGCCCTGCGGGGATGGTAA
- a CDS encoding NAD-dependent epimerase/dehydratase family protein has product MAEGKKIAVGLLGAGYIADFHATAVQSFPGAELKAVCDLNQRLAEQLAQAKGIPHVYNDLSTMLSSVPLDVVHVLTPPNLHFKTAAPVLEAGVDVFIEKPLCHTVADCQALRQMATDRNRIIGVSHNFLYFPAYEQLVTDMRSGRLGRIDQVDIIWNKELGQLKGGPFGAWMLQTPKNILFEVAPHSFVHVVHLLGMPDTVAVDVRDRVDLPRGLEFYRRWEIRGWKGNTSIRLRFSFIDGYSEHYIHVRGTNGVGHVDFENNTYTRQEHTPYPLDVDRYLNVTTMARDASRQARETLTNFVLSKMKLSKIAGPFSHSITRATASFYTNWKRILDERVSPELGEQAIVLAEWIAQETQFPVIEKTAPVSDAIAPSPPPSTVLVIGGTGFIGKALVKRLRQEGHGVRILVRDPNSCPAELRQLGVELTKGDFTNAESVDAALDGIQYVYHLARGYGKTWPEFLKFDVEPTRMVGELCIKHGVKRLFYASSIAIYYAGSGVPPITEATKPHPGLLRAAPYARSKAENENVLLQLYKNKGLSVVIFRPGIVLGSGGDPHHWGVCAWPYNSVCRLWGSGNHPLPIVLVDDVADAMVKALTIPGIDGESYNLTSPTTITANDYLDEFERKAGIKLKRIPTPSWRNYLEALVKWAIKSIGRDPNATMPSYADWEGRSFAARFDSSKAERELGWTPVNDRDTLIREGIHKPVLEAFESP; this is encoded by the coding sequence ATGGCTGAGGGCAAGAAAATTGCGGTAGGGTTGCTAGGTGCTGGCTATATTGCCGATTTCCACGCGACGGCGGTACAGTCGTTTCCAGGAGCGGAGTTAAAAGCCGTCTGTGACCTAAACCAACGGCTAGCTGAGCAACTAGCTCAAGCCAAGGGAATTCCCCATGTCTACAATGACTTGAGCACCATGCTGTCTTCAGTGCCTCTGGATGTAGTCCATGTGCTCACGCCCCCCAATCTCCACTTTAAGACGGCAGCTCCAGTGTTGGAAGCTGGGGTAGATGTGTTTATCGAAAAACCCCTGTGCCATACGGTTGCTGACTGTCAAGCCTTACGCCAGATGGCGACTGATCGTAACCGCATTATTGGCGTGAGTCACAATTTTCTCTACTTTCCTGCCTATGAGCAGCTAGTTACCGATATGCGCAGCGGACGACTGGGGCGCATTGACCAAGTAGACATCATTTGGAACAAAGAACTGGGACAACTGAAGGGAGGCCCCTTTGGAGCTTGGATGCTGCAAACACCTAAGAACATTTTGTTTGAAGTTGCCCCCCACTCGTTTGTACATGTGGTGCATTTGCTGGGAATGCCTGATACCGTCGCCGTAGATGTGCGCGATCGGGTAGACCTGCCCCGTGGCCTAGAGTTCTATCGCCGCTGGGAAATTCGTGGTTGGAAAGGCAACACCAGCATTCGTCTCCGCTTCTCTTTCATTGATGGTTACTCAGAACATTACATCCACGTCCGAGGCACCAATGGGGTTGGTCATGTAGATTTCGAGAACAATACCTACACTCGCCAGGAACATACCCCCTATCCTCTAGATGTCGATCGCTACCTCAACGTCACTACCATGGCTAGGGATGCCTCTCGGCAGGCTAGGGAAACCCTAACCAACTTTGTGCTCTCCAAGATGAAGCTTTCCAAAATAGCAGGGCCTTTTTCCCATAGCATCACTCGCGCTACGGCAAGCTTCTACACCAACTGGAAGCGAATCTTGGATGAGCGCGTCAGTCCAGAGTTAGGGGAACAGGCGATTGTCCTTGCCGAGTGGATTGCCCAAGAAACCCAATTCCCTGTTATAGAAAAAACGGCCCCTGTCAGCGATGCCATTGCCCCCTCGCCACCCCCATCCACAGTGCTAGTGATTGGTGGAACCGGATTTATTGGCAAAGCCCTAGTAAAACGCTTACGCCAAGAGGGGCATGGTGTCCGCATTCTTGTGCGCGATCCCAATAGTTGCCCGGCTGAGCTGCGCCAGTTGGGTGTAGAGCTAACCAAGGGCGACTTCACCAACGCTGAATCAGTAGATGCAGCCCTAGACGGCATTCAATACGTCTATCACCTAGCCAGGGGCTATGGCAAAACTTGGCCTGAATTCCTCAAGTTTGATGTAGAGCCAACCCGCATGGTGGGAGAACTATGCATCAAGCATGGAGTGAAGCGTTTATTCTATGCCTCATCGATCGCCATCTACTATGCAGGTAGTGGTGTGCCCCCCATTACCGAAGCTACTAAACCCCATCCCGGCTTGTTACGAGCAGCCCCCTACGCCCGCTCCAAGGCCGAAAACGAGAACGTGCTACTGCAACTCTACAAAAACAAAGGCTTATCCGTAGTTATCTTTCGCCCCGGTATTGTATTAGGGTCTGGGGGCGATCCCCACCACTGGGGAGTTTGTGCATGGCCCTACAACTCCGTGTGTCGCCTTTGGGGATCCGGTAACCATCCCCTGCCGATCGTCCTCGTTGATGATGTTGCCGATGCTATGGTCAAGGCCCTTACCATTCCTGGCATTGATGGTGAATCCTACAACCTCACTAGCCCTACCACCATTACCGCCAATGACTATCTCGATGAATTTGAGCGTAAGGCGGGCATCAAACTCAAACGCATCCCTACCCCAAGCTGGCGCAACTACCTAGAAGCCTTGGTGAAATGGGCGATCAAAAGCATCGGGCGTGATCCCAACGCCACTATGCCCAGCTATGCTGACTGGGAAGGTCGCAGCTTTGCTGCCCGCTTTGACTCCTCCAAGGCCGAGCGCGAACTAGGCTGGACTCCGGTAAACGATCGAGACACCCTGATTCGAGAAGGCATTCACAAACCCGTATTAGAAGCATTTGAGTCACCATAA
- a CDS encoding glycosyltransferase family 2 protein — protein sequence MSRVGVVTIGRNEGERLIRCLDSLVAQRSHDMSIVYVDSGSTDGSCEAARQRGVEVVALDLSIPFTAARARNAGFDRLLQIDPTVDYVQFFDGDCEVLPGWIEAAAAVMDAQPDVVAVCGWRRERYPERSPFNRICDVEWHIGPVGEISCFGGDVMIRAATFTAVGGYNPKVIAAEDDELGVRLRQTGGRLIRIDRHSTVHDADMHSVRQWWQRAKRCGYAYAQVSSMHGRLPERKFVKEVRRSLLWGVIIPLTSLVLAVPTYGWSLLVWGRYPLTAIKTILNTQKRGFSQADSVPWGISCALSAFPEALGVINFYITRWRKRQHKIIEYKGVNAGG from the coding sequence ATGAGCCGTGTTGGTGTTGTTACAATTGGGCGCAATGAGGGAGAACGGTTGATTCGCTGTCTCGACTCTCTGGTGGCGCAACGCTCCCATGACATGTCGATCGTTTACGTTGACTCTGGTTCCACCGATGGCAGTTGCGAAGCAGCCCGTCAACGTGGTGTAGAGGTTGTGGCTTTAGACCTGTCTATTCCCTTCACGGCTGCTCGTGCTCGTAACGCTGGCTTCGATCGCCTACTGCAAATAGATCCTACAGTAGACTACGTGCAATTCTTTGATGGTGACTGTGAAGTCTTGCCAGGATGGATTGAAGCTGCTGCTGCCGTCATGGATGCACAACCCGATGTGGTAGCCGTCTGTGGTTGGCGACGAGAACGTTACCCAGAGCGCAGCCCCTTCAACCGCATTTGTGATGTAGAGTGGCACATAGGGCCTGTGGGGGAAATTAGCTGCTTTGGCGGTGATGTGATGATTCGGGCAGCAACCTTCACCGCTGTGGGAGGCTATAACCCCAAGGTCATTGCCGCAGAGGATGATGAACTAGGGGTGCGACTACGGCAAACTGGGGGGCGGCTGATCCGCATCGATCGCCATAGTACCGTTCACGATGCAGACATGCACAGCGTGCGCCAGTGGTGGCAACGAGCCAAGCGTTGTGGCTATGCCTATGCCCAAGTATCGTCCATGCATGGACGACTGCCGGAACGCAAGTTTGTCAAAGAAGTGCGCCGAAGCCTACTCTGGGGAGTCATTATCCCCTTAACCTCCCTAGTGTTAGCCGTTCCCACCTATGGTTGGTCACTGCTGGTGTGGGGGCGCTATCCCCTAACTGCGATCAAAACTATTCTGAATACTCAAAAGCGAGGCTTTTCCCAGGCTGATAGCGTGCCATGGGGAATTTCCTGTGCCCTGTCTGCATTTCCAGAAGCTTTAGGGGTGATCAATTTTTACATCACCCGCTGGCGCAAGCGGCAACACAAAATTATCGAGTACAAAGGAGTAAATGCGGGCGGCTAG
- a CDS encoding glycosyltransferase translates to MSTSGIRLVMLQYAGDYGDAFERFAAGGDETYYAQRYSVDFVGDLRQKIDDLTVICNRTPAPYNKVLANDVRAIGAGSSGSINAGELAALVAAQNPTHVTIGFPDRKLFAWAIQSQFKTLGLLADSFNHTKLKEKFKGFLLARQLNHPLVNWVGNHGENSARSLQAIGVNPNKIIPWDWPHSMRPDDFTPKSQPDSTQPFKLVYVGSVIAAKGVGDILDALSQLRSQGLVARLKVAGRGDLEAFKAQATSLGIVDQVEFLGLVPHKQVVHLMREADAVVVPSRHEYPEGFPMTLYEAMCSRTPIIASDHPMFLGKLHHQTNAIIFPAGQPTALARAIKTLQTDASLYQALSQASAEAWQRLQIPVKWGELIERWLFDSPENRQWLYNRRLKSSWYGKTK, encoded by the coding sequence ATGAGCACTAGTGGCATTCGGCTAGTGATGCTGCAATATGCCGGTGACTATGGTGATGCCTTTGAACGGTTTGCAGCCGGTGGTGACGAGACCTACTATGCTCAGCGCTACTCGGTAGATTTTGTGGGCGATCTCCGCCAGAAAATTGATGACCTCACCGTGATTTGTAACCGTACACCGGCACCTTACAACAAGGTATTAGCAAATGATGTGCGCGCGATCGGAGCTGGTTCTTCCGGTAGTATCAATGCTGGTGAATTGGCTGCTCTAGTGGCGGCTCAAAATCCAACCCATGTAACGATTGGCTTCCCTGACCGCAAGCTGTTTGCCTGGGCAATTCAGTCGCAGTTTAAAACCCTAGGGTTACTAGCTGATTCCTTCAACCACACTAAGCTGAAGGAGAAATTTAAAGGCTTCTTGTTGGCACGCCAGCTCAACCATCCCCTAGTGAACTGGGTGGGCAACCATGGTGAAAACTCAGCCCGATCGCTACAAGCAATCGGGGTTAATCCCAATAAAATCATCCCCTGGGATTGGCCCCACTCCATGCGACCCGATGACTTTACACCCAAAAGCCAACCAGATTCAACACAGCCTTTTAAGCTGGTGTATGTCGGCTCAGTCATCGCCGCTAAGGGGGTAGGTGACATTCTAGATGCCCTTAGCCAGTTGCGAAGTCAAGGGCTAGTGGCACGATTGAAGGTAGCTGGACGTGGTGATCTAGAGGCGTTTAAGGCACAGGCTACCAGCTTAGGAATTGTTGACCAAGTGGAATTTCTGGGATTGGTGCCCCACAAGCAGGTTGTGCATCTGATGCGAGAGGCAGACGCAGTGGTAGTACCTAGTCGTCACGAGTATCCAGAAGGGTTCCCCATGACTCTCTACGAAGCCATGTGTTCGCGCACGCCGATCATAGCCTCCGATCACCCCATGTTTTTAGGAAAACTTCACCACCAGACTAACGCCATAATCTTCCCCGCCGGACAGCCAACAGCCCTCGCTAGGGCTATCAAAACCCTACAAACAGACGCTAGCCTTTACCAAGCGCTATCCCAGGCCTCTGCTGAAGCTTGGCAACGGCTACAAATTCCGGTCAAATGGGGCGAATTGATTGAGCGATGGTTGTTTGACTCGCCAGAAAATCGACAATGGCTGTACAACCGCCGCCTCAAGTCTAGTTGGTATGGTAAGACCAAGTAG
- a CDS encoding glycosyltransferase family 4 protein yields MKVTFVLPVATLAGGIRVVAIYADRLKKRGHDVTVISVPHYQPTWKEQVKSLLQGRGWLSYPKRLPSHMDNVDVPHYVIDRDRPVTDADLPDADVVIATWWETAEWVAKLSPAKGAKAYFLQHHEVFDYLPVERVKATWRLPLHKITISKWLVDLARDEYGDTDVTFVPNSVDTEQFYAPRRSKQPVPTVGMLYATPHWKGCAVSLKAFDLASQKIPNLRMVAFGTYPLSPELPLPANSDYFLKPEQQSLRDIYAQCDVWLCGSWSEGFHLPPLEAMACRCPVVSTAVGGPLDIIVDGVNGYLAPCGDAKALAEKLVQVLSMSNEEWQQLSDRAYETVIGYTWDDATDLFEKGLYRAIERSKAAQVNQMLRS; encoded by the coding sequence ATGAAAGTGACATTTGTATTGCCTGTAGCAACATTGGCTGGGGGTATCCGGGTGGTTGCCATCTATGCTGATCGTCTCAAGAAACGAGGGCATGATGTTACAGTGATTTCGGTGCCACACTATCAACCAACATGGAAAGAACAGGTCAAATCACTACTCCAGGGTCGTGGTTGGTTATCCTATCCAAAGCGTTTGCCATCCCATATGGACAATGTGGATGTGCCTCACTACGTGATTGATCGCGATCGTCCTGTCACCGATGCCGATCTACCAGATGCAGATGTCGTCATCGCCACTTGGTGGGAAACGGCTGAATGGGTCGCCAAGCTGTCACCCGCTAAAGGTGCAAAAGCTTACTTTCTTCAGCATCATGAAGTATTCGACTATCTGCCCGTGGAGCGAGTGAAAGCAACATGGCGGCTCCCGCTCCACAAAATTACAATTTCTAAGTGGCTGGTCGATCTGGCCCGCGACGAATATGGGGACACAGACGTTACCTTTGTGCCGAATAGTGTTGACACCGAGCAGTTCTATGCCCCCCGGCGCAGTAAGCAGCCCGTGCCAACAGTAGGTATGCTATATGCAACACCTCACTGGAAGGGTTGTGCAGTCAGCCTGAAAGCCTTTGACTTGGCATCTCAAAAGATTCCAAATTTGCGTATGGTTGCTTTTGGCACCTACCCTTTATCCCCAGAGCTACCCCTACCAGCAAATTCAGACTATTTTCTCAAGCCAGAGCAACAGTCCCTGCGTGATATCTACGCCCAATGTGATGTTTGGCTCTGTGGCAGTTGGAGCGAAGGGTTTCATTTACCTCCTCTAGAAGCCATGGCTTGTCGCTGTCCTGTGGTATCAACGGCAGTGGGTGGCCCTCTGGATATCATTGTTGATGGTGTCAATGGCTATTTGGCTCCCTGTGGCGATGCAAAAGCTCTAGCAGAGAAGCTAGTGCAGGTATTGTCGATGTCCAACGAGGAGTGGCAACAGTTGTCCGATCGCGCCTACGAAACTGTTATCGGCTATACCTGGGATGATGCCACGGATTTGTTTGAGAAAGGTCTATACCGGGCAATCGAACGCAGTAAGGCGGCTCAAGTCAACCAGATGTTAAGGAGCTAA